A genomic stretch from Bradyrhizobium quebecense includes:
- a CDS encoding PDR/VanB family oxidoreductase, whose amino-acid sequence MADVTQDVLVKRIGYEAERINSYELIARTGGELRPFTAGSHIDLHLPNGMIRSYSLINDERERHRYVIAVNKDAESRGGSSFVHDSMKVGDIVTISEPRNNFALHEAAEHSVLIAGGIGITPLLSMIRRLEALGRHWELFYAARTRTGAAFLDELDAFRSDLHSRIHLDFDDERSGRLFDLPAIVGNAPAHAHLYCCGPVPMLAAFEAAAAGRPSDRVHVEYFQAREAPSTEGGFDVKLARSNRTIAVEPGKTILDALLDAGITANYACTEGVCGTCETRVLEGTPDHRDQFLSKEEQAANKSVMICCSGAKSRTLVLDL is encoded by the coding sequence ATGGCTGACGTGACGCAGGACGTGCTGGTCAAACGCATCGGCTACGAGGCCGAGCGGATCAATTCCTATGAGCTGATCGCGCGGACAGGCGGCGAGCTGCGGCCGTTCACCGCCGGCAGCCATATCGACCTGCATCTGCCGAACGGCATGATCCGCAGCTATTCGCTGATCAACGATGAGCGCGAGCGGCACCGCTATGTGATCGCCGTCAACAAGGATGCCGAAAGCCGGGGCGGCTCCAGCTTTGTCCACGACTCCATGAAGGTCGGGGACATCGTGACGATCTCGGAGCCGCGCAACAATTTCGCGCTGCACGAAGCGGCAGAGCATTCGGTCCTGATCGCCGGCGGCATCGGCATCACGCCGCTATTGTCCATGATCCGGCGGCTGGAGGCGCTCGGACGCCACTGGGAGCTGTTCTACGCCGCGAGGACGCGCACTGGTGCCGCGTTCCTCGACGAGCTCGATGCATTCCGATCCGATCTTCATTCCAGGATACATCTCGATTTCGACGACGAGCGATCGGGGCGTCTGTTCGACCTGCCGGCAATTGTCGGAAACGCACCGGCCCACGCGCATCTTTATTGTTGCGGCCCGGTGCCCATGCTTGCGGCATTCGAGGCGGCGGCGGCCGGTCGGCCGTCCGATCGCGTGCACGTCGAATACTTCCAGGCGCGCGAAGCGCCCTCTACCGAAGGCGGCTTCGACGTCAAGCTCGCGCGAAGCAACCGCACGATTGCGGTCGAGCCCGGCAAGACGATCCTCGATGCGTTGCTGGATGCCGGCATCACCGCGAACTACGCCTGCACCGAGGGAGTGTGCGGCACCTGCGAGACGCGCGTGCTCGAGGGCACACCCGACCATCGCGACCAGTTTCTGAGCAAGGAAGAGCAAGCGGCGAACAAGAGCGTCATGATCTGCTGTTCGGGCGCCAAGTCCCGCACGCTCGTGCTCGATCTCTAG
- a CDS encoding CaiB/BaiF CoA transferase family protein, with the protein MLDQLEADFPEHTPRPVDAPRALEGVRVIDFSHFIAGPFATMILADMGAEVIKIEAPGRGDDLRRYPPVHPDLRHGAPFLWTNRNKRSVALDLKSPEGLKVARELIATADVLVENFSADVMARLGLDYQSCRKIKPEIIYCSVSAYGRDGAFSDRLGFDPIAQVESGFVSMNGYADREGVRALSPVMDISTAMMASNAILGALFARERSGQGQAIEVSLFENAVLMTGYATMQSLFNNADPKRSGNTSPDTCPSGVFQASDCAFYINCGNDKIFQRLMAQVVEREDLAAAEIYATGPDRIRRREELFAILGDAFARQPWSHWQSRMRAAGVPCGQVRTVGEAIRSPEARERGIVTRIPHETLGWVPNVNLPIRYSRTPIVDPVAAPAVGQHTENVLRELLDYDEAEIARLAAGGAFGSQPARQDAKS; encoded by the coding sequence ATGCTGGATCAGCTTGAAGCCGACTTCCCCGAGCACACGCCGCGCCCCGTCGATGCGCCAAGAGCGCTCGAGGGGGTCCGGGTGATCGATTTCTCGCATTTCATCGCGGGACCGTTTGCGACCATGATCCTCGCCGACATGGGCGCCGAGGTGATCAAGATCGAAGCGCCCGGCCGCGGTGACGATTTGCGCCGCTATCCCCCGGTGCATCCCGATCTCAGGCACGGTGCGCCGTTCCTCTGGACCAACCGCAACAAGCGCAGCGTCGCCCTCGATCTCAAGTCCCCCGAGGGCCTGAAGGTCGCGCGCGAGCTGATCGCGACGGCGGACGTCCTAGTCGAGAATTTTTCGGCTGATGTGATGGCACGGCTGGGGCTCGACTATCAGAGCTGCCGCAAGATCAAGCCCGAGATCATCTATTGCTCGGTGTCGGCGTATGGCCGTGACGGGGCATTTTCGGACCGGCTCGGTTTCGATCCGATCGCGCAGGTCGAGAGCGGCTTCGTGTCGATGAACGGCTATGCCGACCGCGAGGGCGTGCGGGCATTGTCGCCGGTGATGGATATCAGCACCGCGATGATGGCGAGCAATGCGATCCTCGGCGCGCTGTTCGCGCGGGAACGCAGCGGGCAGGGCCAGGCCATCGAGGTGTCGTTGTTCGAGAATGCGGTCCTGATGACCGGCTACGCGACCATGCAGTCGTTGTTCAACAATGCCGATCCGAAGCGAAGCGGCAATACCAGTCCGGATACGTGTCCGTCGGGTGTGTTTCAGGCCAGCGATTGCGCCTTCTATATCAACTGCGGCAACGACAAGATCTTCCAACGCCTGATGGCGCAGGTTGTCGAGCGCGAGGATCTCGCGGCGGCTGAGATCTATGCAACCGGCCCGGATCGAATCCGTCGGCGCGAGGAGTTGTTCGCGATTCTCGGCGATGCCTTTGCCCGGCAGCCCTGGTCGCACTGGCAATCGCGGATGCGGGCGGCGGGGGTGCCCTGCGGTCAGGTGCGCACCGTCGGCGAGGCGATCCGTTCCCCGGAGGCAAGGGAGCGCGGGATCGTCACCCGGATCCCGCACGAGACGCTGGGTTGGGTGCCGAACGTGAACCTGCCGATCCGCTATTCGCGAACACCGATCGTTGATCCCGTTGCCGCACCAGCCGTTGGGCAGCACACCGAGAATGTCCTGCGTGAGTTGCTCGACTACGACGAGGCGGAGATTGCGCGCCTCGCCGCAGGCGGGGCTTTCGGCAGCCAGCCCGCGCGACAGGATGCCAAGTCGTGA
- a CDS encoding ABC transporter substrate-binding protein encodes MKYLSHIAGMALLAVCVSSPASADAARALKIGVLNDASGPYSDNAGEGSVTAAKMAAEDFMRLHPDFKVEIVSADHQNKADVGAAIARRWIDQEKVDAVADVPNSAVGLAVNEVVRGTKAALIASSAASSDLTGKYCSPNTIQWTFDTWAASHTIGAYLVRHGGKKWYFIATDNALGKSMVRDGTAVIGAGGGTILGSVNVPINNADYASFILQADSSGADVIAFATAGGDTVSLIKQSAEFGLKQSGRTFAALLTTTNDVESSGLAVGEGLIITQPFYWDLNDASRAWSAKFSERQRGQSPTAFHAGVYSSVLAYLNAALAAGTNDAPAVIRKLKEKPIDDALFGPVVVRADGRAIHNMYIFKVKSPNASKSKWDLLEQVGVLTGPEAFRPLDQGGCSLVEPPKSN; translated from the coding sequence ATGAAGTATCTCTCGCATATTGCCGGAATGGCCCTGCTGGCCGTGTGCGTCAGTTCGCCCGCGTCGGCGGACGCTGCGCGCGCCCTCAAGATCGGCGTGCTTAACGACGCGTCGGGCCCTTACTCGGACAATGCCGGCGAAGGTTCGGTGACGGCGGCCAAAATGGCCGCCGAAGACTTCATGCGGCTTCATCCGGATTTCAAGGTCGAGATCGTCTCGGCCGACCACCAGAACAAGGCGGATGTCGGCGCCGCAATCGCGCGCCGCTGGATCGATCAGGAGAAGGTCGATGCGGTTGCCGACGTGCCGAACTCGGCCGTCGGGCTCGCCGTCAACGAAGTCGTGCGCGGCACCAAGGCGGCGCTGATTGCATCGAGTGCGGCGTCCTCCGATCTGACCGGGAAATACTGCTCGCCCAACACGATCCAGTGGACCTTCGACACCTGGGCGGCCTCGCACACGATCGGTGCCTATCTCGTGCGTCACGGCGGCAAGAAATGGTACTTCATCGCGACCGACAATGCGCTCGGCAAGTCGATGGTGCGCGACGGCACGGCCGTGATCGGCGCCGGCGGCGGCACCATTCTTGGGTCGGTCAATGTGCCGATCAACAATGCGGACTACGCCTCGTTCATCCTCCAGGCGGATAGCTCGGGCGCAGACGTGATCGCGTTCGCGACCGCAGGCGGCGACACGGTCAGCCTGATCAAGCAATCCGCCGAGTTCGGGCTGAAACAGAGCGGGCGCACCTTCGCGGCGCTGCTGACCACCACCAACGATGTCGAGTCGAGCGGCCTTGCGGTCGGCGAGGGGTTGATCATCACCCAGCCGTTCTACTGGGACCTCAATGATGCCAGCCGTGCCTGGTCGGCAAAGTTCAGCGAGCGTCAGCGCGGACAATCGCCGACCGCGTTCCACGCCGGCGTCTATTCCTCCGTGCTGGCCTATCTGAACGCAGCGTTGGCGGCAGGAACCAATGACGCGCCCGCGGTGATCCGGAAGTTGAAGGAGAAGCCGATCGACGACGCCTTGTTCGGGCCGGTCGTGGTGCGCGCGGACGGCCGCGCCATTCACAACATGTATATCTTCAAAGTGAAGAGCCCGAATGCGTCGAAGAGCAAGTGGGACCTGCTGGAGCAGGTCGGCGTGCTCACAGGGCCGGAGGCGTTTCGGCCGCTCGACCAGGGCGGATGCTCGCTCGTCGAGCCGCCGAAGAGCAATTGA
- a CDS encoding thiolase C-terminal domain-containing protein yields the protein MTARARDERTLRGRVAVIGIGETDYYRHGASPDPEFKLALKAILAACEDAGLDPRKIDGFSSYSDDRSEASRLAAALGTHRLRSATMQWGGGGGGCCAAVANAAAAIVAGLADCVVVFRSLAQGQYGRFGQAGGIHTVSGERSYLMPYGVLAPPQRFAMRVQRYMHEHGVRQEALRAIALASYHHAQANPRAVMHGKPLDVEKYDASRWIVEPFHLHDCCMENDGAAALLLVSAERAAEFQHKPAYLLGAAFGSGHRAAATAHNAPLYATASFDTVAPDLYRMAGVGPSDVGVVQAYENFTGGVVMALAEHGFFKPEEANDFLTFDNLIAPSGRLPLNTSGGNLAECYMHGFELVLEAVRQVRGASTSQARRSDVAMVIGGPMVSPASNLILGSEATL from the coding sequence GTGACGGCGCGCGCGCGAGACGAGCGGACGCTGCGGGGCCGTGTGGCTGTCATCGGGATCGGTGAAACGGATTATTATCGACACGGCGCTTCTCCCGACCCGGAATTCAAGCTCGCGCTGAAAGCCATTCTGGCGGCGTGCGAAGATGCCGGGCTCGATCCGCGCAAGATCGACGGCTTCTCGTCCTACAGCGACGATCGCAGCGAGGCCTCGCGGCTGGCCGCGGCGCTCGGGACGCATCGATTGCGCTCCGCCACCATGCAATGGGGCGGAGGCGGCGGCGGTTGCTGTGCTGCGGTTGCCAACGCGGCGGCCGCGATCGTCGCGGGCCTCGCCGATTGTGTCGTGGTGTTCCGCTCGCTGGCGCAGGGCCAATATGGCCGGTTCGGACAGGCGGGCGGGATCCACACGGTTTCGGGCGAGCGGTCCTACCTGATGCCTTATGGTGTGCTGGCGCCGCCGCAGCGCTTTGCCATGCGGGTGCAGCGCTACATGCACGAGCACGGCGTGCGGCAAGAGGCGTTGCGCGCGATTGCGCTCGCCTCCTATCACCATGCCCAGGCCAACCCGCGTGCCGTGATGCACGGCAAGCCGCTGGACGTCGAGAAATACGATGCCTCGCGCTGGATTGTGGAGCCGTTCCATCTCCACGATTGCTGCATGGAAAATGACGGCGCGGCGGCATTGTTGCTGGTATCGGCAGAGCGCGCCGCGGAATTCCAGCACAAGCCGGCCTATCTGCTCGGTGCGGCCTTCGGATCCGGACATCGCGCGGCGGCGACGGCGCACAACGCACCGCTCTACGCCACGGCGAGTTTCGACACCGTTGCCCCTGATCTCTACCGCATGGCCGGAGTAGGGCCGTCCGATGTCGGTGTGGTCCAGGCCTACGAGAATTTCACCGGCGGTGTCGTGATGGCGCTGGCGGAGCACGGCTTCTTCAAGCCTGAAGAGGCCAACGACTTCCTGACATTCGACAACCTGATCGCGCCGTCCGGGCGCCTGCCGCTCAACACCAGCGGCGGCAACCTCGCCGAATGCTACATGCACGGTTTTGAGCTCGTGCTGGAAGCGGTTCGCCAGGTGCGCGGCGCGTCGACGAGCCAGGCTCGACGCAGCGACGTCGCAATGGTCATCGGAGGTCCGATGGTCTCTCCCGCGAGCAACCTCATCTTGGGTTCGGAGGCCACCTTATGA